The Rissa tridactyla isolate bRisTri1 chromosome 6, bRisTri1.patW.cur.20221130, whole genome shotgun sequence genome includes a region encoding these proteins:
- the ANKRD1 gene encoding ankyrin repeat domain-containing protein 1 → MMMMKVEELVTGKKADDKETGSFLPEDFKNGEYEAAVRLEKQEDLKTVSEHSLTRGDLAYEKEKKLEAELKKKKLEERSKLENLEDLEKIIQLKKKKKCKKVKAPVTKEPEPEVITGPVDIPTFFRAALENKLPVIEKYLSDKGDPNVCDEYKRTALHRACSEGHLEVVKKLVEAGARLEQKDMLESTALHWACRGGNLDVLKFLLDKGINRNARDKLLSTPLHVAVRTGQYDCGEHLIACEADLNARDREGDTPMHDAVRLNRYKMIRLLILYGADLTIKNCQGKTPMDLVLQWQNGTKELFNSLKNNSYKSVHLGKF, encoded by the exons ATGATGATGATGAAAGTAGAGGAGCTG GTGACTGGGAAGAAAGCTGACGATAAAGAGACTGGCAGCTTCCTCCCCGAGGACTTCAAAAATGGAGAGTATGAAGCTGCTGTAAGATTAGAGAAGCAGGAGGACCTAAAGACAGTCTCTGAACACTCACTGACCCGAGGTGATCTGGCTtatgagaaggagaaaaaactAGAAGCAGAG ctgaagaagaagaaattagaGGAGAGGTCAAAACTTGAAAACTTAGAGGATCTTGAAAAAATTATTCAgttgaagaagaagaagaaatgcaaGAAAGTGAAAGCGCCCGTTACAAAGGAACCTGAACCAGAAGTTATT ACCGGACCAGTGGATATACCCACATTCTTCAGAGCTGCACTGGAGAATAAGCTGCCAGTAATTGAAAAATACCTGTCAGACAAAGGGGATCCAAATGTCTGCGATGAG TACAAACGCACTGCATTGcacagggcatgctctgaaggacATCTCGAGGTGGTGAAAAAATTGGTGGAAGCTGGAGCCCGCCTTGAACAGAAAGACATG cttgaatctACAGCCCTGCACTGGGCGTGCCGGGGGGGGAACCTGGATGTTCTGAAATTCTTACTGGACAAAGGGATAAACAGAAACGCAAGAGACAAG cTGCTCAGCACCCCTTTGCACGTGGCTGTGCGGACGGGCCAGTACGACTGCGGGGAGCACCTCATCGCCTGTGAAGCAGATCTCAACGCCAGAGACAGA GAAGGAGACACGCCGATGCATGATGCCGTGAGGCTGAACCGCTACAAGATGATCAGGCTTCTGATTCTGTACGGAGCAGATCTGACTATAAAGAACTGC CAAGGGAAAACCCCTATGGATCTTGTTCTTCAGTGGCAGAATGGCACCAAAGAGTTATTCAACAGCCTGAAAAACAATTCCTACAAGAGCGTCCATCTAGGCAAGTTCTGA